A region from the Alnus glutinosa chromosome 5, dhAlnGlut1.1, whole genome shotgun sequence genome encodes:
- the LOC133868994 gene encoding cysteine-rich repeat secretory protein 38-like, translating into MSSSRFTFSVTLLTSSLLLHTTFGSGPLFHFCSSSGNFTANDPYESNLRKLMGNLYTQTPPHGFGLESVGQDPYRTYGLALCRGDVEGRDCRNCFHDASNEILKSCPNSKGAIIWYDNCLLKYNNRDFHGQIDNQNKFYMWNTRNVRDPTNFNQKTKELLSLLAKKASATPKLYAVGQLELGKSRKLYGLAQCTRDLSGSDCFKCLDGITGELPRCCDGKEGGRVVGGSCNIRYEIYPL; encoded by the coding sequence ATGTCTTCGTCACGGTTCACCTTCTCTGTCACCCTACTAACATCTTCTCTCCTTCTCCATACCACTTTTGGATCAGGCCCTCTCTTCCATTTTTGTTCAAGCTCTGGGAACTTCACCGCCAACGACCCTTATGAATCAAACCTAAGAAAGCTCATGGGCAATCTTTATACCCAAACACCTCCCCATGGTTTTGGCCTTGAGTCAGTGGGTCAGGATCCGTACAGAACTTATGGGCTTGCTCTTTGTCGTGGTGACGTTGAAGGCAGAGACTGCAGGAACTGCTTTCATGACGCAAGCAACGAAATTCTAAAAAGCTGCCCAAACAGTAAGGGTGCAATAATATGGTATGATAATTGTCTTCTCAAGTACAACAATAGAGATTTCCATGGCCAAATTGATAATCAAAACAAGTTCTACATGTGGAACACGCGAAATGTTAGAGATCCCACAAACttcaaccaaaaaacaaaggaGTTGTTGAGCCTACTCGCCAAAAAGGCATCTGCGACTCCGAAACTGTATGCAGTTGGACAGCTAGAGCTCGGAAAATCGAGGAAGCTCTATGGCTTGGCCCAATGCACAAGGGACCTTTCTGGAAGTGACTGTTTCAAGTGTCTTGATGGTATAACTGGTGAACTTCCTCGCTGCTGTGATGGGAAGGAAGGTGGAAGAGTTGTCGGAGGGAGTTGCAACATAAGATATGAGATTTATCCGCTGTAA